From Granulicella sp. WH15, the proteins below share one genomic window:
- a CDS encoding carboxypeptidase-like regulatory domain-containing protein — translation MLMRIAFLPFVAVSLCGGYTYAQAGETGSVQGIVLDEARNPIPYATVYGTPGKDMHKPLRATADAEGKFILLNLPPGVVYLDAANEHEGYVHSIFSFYVMPGERKPVVNLHVDEAIHNTVIQIGPKAAYLQLNIHDESGNPLQATLNLSRPNMGHSGDLSSSKPEDGVFPVPPVPFHVGVFALGYEPWDYADADSNDRDGLLRIRSGETLNLDICLHKDTVMVRSSYPPYGHALAPRQQLSIDSSFVQSVSEALRATEAIKPGMSRRALLTAFTEEGGLSSRTRRTYVSKACPYLKVDVDFNWSHTSDNETAEMDDDKVANISTPYLQYTVAD, via the coding sequence ATGCTTATGCGAATAGCGTTCCTTCCATTTGTGGCGGTCTCACTTTGCGGTGGTTATACCTATGCACAGGCAGGAGAAACCGGAAGCGTGCAAGGGATCGTTCTCGACGAAGCCAGGAATCCGATTCCGTATGCCACTGTCTACGGAACCCCAGGAAAGGATATGCACAAGCCCCTTCGTGCCACTGCTGATGCCGAAGGTAAGTTCATTCTCTTGAATCTACCCCCCGGAGTGGTGTATCTGGACGCAGCGAACGAGCATGAAGGGTATGTTCACAGCATCTTTTCCTTCTATGTTATGCCCGGTGAGAGAAAGCCAGTCGTAAACCTTCACGTCGATGAAGCGATCCATAATACCGTCATCCAGATTGGGCCGAAGGCCGCATATCTTCAGCTCAACATTCATGATGAGAGCGGCAACCCACTCCAAGCCACTCTGAATCTCTCGCGTCCCAACATGGGCCATTCTGGCGATTTGAGCAGCAGTAAACCGGAAGACGGGGTCTTTCCCGTGCCTCCTGTTCCATTCCACGTCGGCGTCTTCGCTCTGGGATACGAGCCGTGGGACTACGCTGATGCCGACTCAAATGATAGAGACGGCCTGCTTCGGATCAGATCGGGCGAGACGCTCAATCTTGATATATGTCTGCACAAAGACACTGTGATGGTCCGGTCTTCTTATCCTCCGTATGGTCATGCTCTCGCTCCTCGTCAACAACTATCCATCGATAGCTCTTTCGTCCAATCTGTTTCCGAAGCATTGAGGGCGACGGAGGCCATCAAACCCGGAATGAGCCGGAGGGCGCTTCTCACAGCGTTTACAGAAGAGGGGGGACTTTCCTCGCGGACACGTAGGACATACGTCTCCAAAGCATGTCCGTATCTGAAGGTGGATGTTGACTTCAATTGGTCGCACACTTCGGACAATGAGACTGCCGAGATGGATGACGACAAAGTCGCAAACATTTCGACACCATATCTTCAATACACGGTAGCGGATTGA
- a CDS encoding tyrosine-type recombinase/integrase, with amino-acid sequence MADSHERSWIVLDASGRPITEVNEYLLYLHHLGRSPNTVRAYAHHLQLFHEFLIDSRRNWKKLALTDLATFVGWLRLSSRKAKEPRSDSTINVVLAAVGSFYEYQDRLGVETEISRSRRFGAKSPYKPFLHQINRTQSLRQAVMRVRTTKLLPKVLIAADVQRLLDACIHLRDRLLLCLLYESGMRIGQVLGLRHADIRSFDGEIEIVPRLNLNGARAKSRTAYVVHVSKEAMSLYADYLVHECQEASNDYVFVNCWGGRIGAPMNYATVIDLFRALGKRTGLHITPHMFRHTHATELLRAGWDAAYVQKRLGHAHIQTTTSTYAHLSGEDMGAAYARYLRERER; translated from the coding sequence ATGGCAGATAGCCATGAGCGCAGTTGGATCGTCCTCGATGCGAGCGGACGACCCATTACAGAAGTCAATGAATACCTGCTGTATCTTCACCATCTCGGGCGGTCCCCGAACACGGTCAGAGCCTATGCTCATCATCTTCAGCTCTTCCACGAGTTCCTGATAGACTCCCGTCGCAACTGGAAGAAGCTGGCTCTGACCGATCTGGCCACATTCGTGGGCTGGCTACGTCTGTCATCGAGGAAGGCCAAGGAGCCGCGTTCCGACTCGACAATCAACGTAGTGCTGGCGGCAGTGGGATCGTTCTATGAATATCAGGACAGGCTGGGTGTAGAGACGGAGATCAGCCGTTCACGCCGCTTCGGAGCAAAGAGTCCCTACAAGCCGTTTCTTCACCAAATCAATCGGACACAATCTCTGCGACAAGCTGTGATGCGTGTGCGAACAACGAAGCTGTTGCCCAAGGTTCTTATAGCCGCCGACGTTCAGCGGCTGCTGGATGCCTGCATCCATCTTCGGGATCGCTTGCTGTTGTGCCTGCTGTATGAAAGTGGGATGCGCATCGGCCAAGTGCTTGGCCTGCGACACGCAGATATCCGTTCGTTCGATGGCGAGATCGAAATCGTTCCACGTCTAAATCTGAATGGGGCACGCGCAAAGTCGCGCACCGCCTACGTCGTCCATGTCTCAAAGGAGGCCATGTCGCTGTATGCAGACTACCTCGTGCACGAGTGCCAAGAAGCTTCGAACGACTACGTGTTCGTGAACTGCTGGGGCGGCCGCATCGGGGCTCCGATGAACTATGCGACCGTCATCGATCTGTTCCGCGCTCTCGGTAAGCGAACTGGGCTGCATATAACGCCACACATGTTCCGGCACACGCATGCAACCGAGTTGCTGCGAGCTGGATGGGATGCGGCCTATGTGCAAAAGCGGCTGGGTCACGCCCATATCCAGACTACGACGAGCACCTACGCGCATCTGTCCGGTGAAGATATGGGAGCGGCGTACGCACGCTATCTGCGGGAGCGTGAACGATGA
- a CDS encoding ABC transporter permease: MSLFRRISNLFSRGNLEREIQDELRSHLDMRTAENVAAGMTPEQAHRDALLRFGNPALMKERIVAEDAALTLESLFADVRYAIRQLLRNRGFAVIAILTLALGIGATTGIFSILNAWIIQPLPLKDPQQLAIFWRAAADSPNEPAYYFSWRDYLYFRERSHAFQSLGASFERGYALTGGGEPESLHGGIASRTLFATLGVSAFRGRLFLTDDDTGPPVAVISYALWTQRFHQSLSMLGETLTLNDKPFKVVGILPSGFSYRVLDQPHDIDVWTLIQAGDPQYKQDSVTAVAIIGRLNPGVTIAQAKSEISLLQAENDRHYPDIPKSTAYLSTLQQDNTREVRASLLVLGGAVGLLLLIACTNTASLIVGRNIQREKEFAIRAALGSSARRLLVQLLVENLVLYGISGALGLLIAFGSVRGFIAWNPFGALPAQPVTVSLPVLAVAALLTVLSGLIFGAYPALQAARLNVNQALRSSGSGASAAAGKLRSRNIIVLTQIALSVILLIGASLLLTTFLHLNAQPLGFNPEDTHVINLSLPHKRYGSDTQLTQFADRLSEQLRALPGVDAAGMTYFLRLSDAGTEPFQMESRGDLTEEHLPQAVPVTVGPGYFRAMGIATVGGRDFADSDVQATRPVAVINEEAVQRYFGGKNPIGEHLRIGDPKDPETQKNPWLEVVGVVASTKSTRYNQIAWEARPEVYTDYQQQQIHQYFANSDYTTMFFVVRTQPGVALSDAIIQKTIWSDDPNLPVGAIKSLGEMVAGLQTQPRIRAHLLSVFAGLTLLLAAIGIYGVMAQSVAQRYREIGIRMALGADRHNVLLLVLKQGITLTLAGVLLGTVLGLIAVRFMKSLLYGVTATNPETYIGVVAVVSLVAVVASVLPARRAASIDPVRSLRTE; the protein is encoded by the coding sequence ATGTCGCTTTTTCGCCGTATCTCTAATCTATTCTCACGCGGGAACCTGGAGCGGGAGATACAGGACGAGCTGCGTTCCCATCTCGACATGCGCACAGCGGAAAACGTTGCGGCAGGCATGACTCCTGAGCAGGCTCACCGAGATGCTCTTCTACGATTTGGAAACCCTGCGTTGATGAAGGAACGAATTGTGGCCGAAGATGCCGCGCTGACGCTGGAGAGTCTGTTTGCAGATGTCCGCTACGCGATTCGTCAGCTCCTGCGCAATCGTGGATTCGCCGTCATTGCCATCCTGACGTTGGCCCTTGGCATCGGTGCTACGACAGGCATCTTCTCGATACTGAATGCCTGGATCATTCAACCTCTACCGCTGAAAGACCCGCAGCAACTCGCCATCTTCTGGCGTGCAGCGGCAGACAGCCCGAATGAACCGGCTTACTACTTCAGTTGGCGGGATTATTTGTATTTCCGTGAACGCAGCCATGCGTTTCAATCGCTCGGCGCATCCTTCGAGCGCGGATACGCCTTGACGGGAGGTGGGGAGCCTGAGAGTTTGCATGGTGGGATAGCCAGCAGGACTCTCTTCGCCACGCTCGGAGTATCAGCCTTTCGTGGGCGGCTCTTTCTGACGGATGACGACACTGGGCCTCCTGTTGCAGTGATTAGCTACGCTTTGTGGACGCAGCGATTTCACCAATCCTTATCGATGTTGGGCGAGACACTGACACTCAATGACAAACCTTTCAAGGTCGTCGGGATTCTTCCTTCGGGCTTTTCCTACCGGGTCCTCGATCAACCGCACGATATAGACGTCTGGACGTTAATTCAGGCCGGAGATCCCCAATACAAACAGGACTCGGTAACCGCAGTAGCGATCATTGGACGACTCAATCCAGGCGTGACCATCGCGCAGGCGAAATCGGAGATTTCACTGTTGCAGGCGGAAAACGACCGGCATTATCCCGACATTCCGAAATCGACCGCGTATCTCTCAACCCTGCAACAGGACAACACTCGCGAAGTCAGGGCTTCGCTTCTTGTGCTGGGTGGAGCGGTCGGATTATTGCTCCTCATTGCCTGTACCAATACCGCGAGTCTGATCGTCGGCAGAAACATCCAGCGAGAGAAGGAGTTTGCCATTCGCGCCGCTTTGGGATCGAGCGCGCGTCGCCTCCTGGTCCAACTGCTGGTTGAAAATCTGGTGCTGTATGGGATCAGCGGGGCTCTGGGCCTATTGATCGCCTTCGGCTCGGTGCGTGGTTTCATCGCGTGGAATCCTTTTGGCGCGCTCCCAGCGCAGCCGGTAACAGTCAGCCTGCCGGTATTGGCGGTGGCAGCGCTGCTCACTGTATTGTCCGGGTTGATCTTCGGAGCATACCCGGCACTTCAGGCAGCGCGGCTCAATGTTAATCAGGCGTTGCGTTCGAGCGGCTCCGGCGCTTCTGCTGCTGCGGGAAAGTTGCGCTCACGGAACATCATTGTGCTGACGCAGATTGCACTTTCCGTCATCCTCTTGATTGGCGCGTCGTTGTTGCTGACGACCTTCCTTCACCTGAATGCACAGCCTCTTGGATTCAACCCGGAAGATACTCACGTCATCAACCTCTCATTGCCGCATAAGCGTTACGGTTCCGACACGCAGCTTACCCAATTTGCGGATCGCTTATCAGAGCAACTGAGAGCACTTCCTGGCGTAGATGCCGCAGGAATGACGTACTTCCTCAGACTGTCGGACGCCGGGACAGAGCCGTTCCAAATGGAAAGTCGAGGCGATCTCACGGAGGAGCATCTGCCGCAGGCCGTTCCCGTTACAGTTGGGCCTGGATATTTTCGGGCAATGGGTATTGCGACGGTGGGGGGCCGAGACTTTGCGGACTCCGATGTGCAGGCGACACGCCCGGTCGCAGTCATCAATGAAGAAGCGGTGCAACGGTATTTTGGGGGCAAGAACCCGATTGGAGAACATCTCCGCATCGGAGACCCGAAAGACCCGGAAACACAGAAGAATCCCTGGCTCGAAGTGGTTGGTGTTGTGGCAAGTACGAAATCAACTCGGTACAACCAGATTGCCTGGGAGGCCCGCCCGGAAGTCTATACGGATTACCAGCAACAGCAGATTCACCAGTATTTCGCAAATTCGGACTATACAACCATGTTCTTTGTCGTGCGCACGCAACCGGGCGTGGCATTGAGTGACGCGATCATTCAGAAGACAATTTGGAGCGACGATCCCAATTTACCCGTAGGGGCAATCAAGTCTCTCGGAGAGATGGTCGCCGGACTCCAGACGCAACCACGTATCCGAGCACACCTGCTTTCGGTCTTTGCAGGTCTGACTTTGCTACTAGCCGCTATCGGCATCTACGGGGTCATGGCGCAATCCGTGGCGCAACGGTATCGGGAGATCGGTATACGCATGGCATTAGGCGCGGATCGTCATAATGTTCTCCTGCTGGTACTGAAGCAAGGCATCACCTTAACACTCGCGGGAGTGCTTCTCGGAACGGTGCTCGGTCTAATCGCTGTCCGATTTATGAAGAGCCTCCTTTATGGAGTCACCGCTACCAATCCTGAAACCTATATCGGGGTCGTTGCTGTTGTCTCCCTGGTTGCCGTCGTCGCCAGCGTTCTCCCTGCGCGGAGAGCAGCATCGATCGATCCGGTTCGTTCGCTGCGCACAGAGTAG
- a CDS encoding chromosome partitioning protein ParB, whose translation MEEAEGYKRLLTLDEPKYSIEQIAAKVGKTPVYIAQRLKLTELCEAVVDAFYRSDIGVGHALMLAKLPADLQQQGLTACFKEVYTNHGDKPARILLPVRNLRFWIETNVLLLLKEAPFDKRNAHLVAIAGSCVDCPNRTGHNKLLFADLGKQDACTNPTCYQAKVEAHVAAAVAAKPKLMQISTLQGQQREGSPVLPRNKYVAIREDKPADKARAQWPEYKTCKFVTEAIVTEGHGQGTIQKVCTNAECPVHHPKPKTQTPQNVADNAKWKAEQEKRRREEAISNTTGIRVLSAIGAAVAVRLMKRDLLFVIERLAAMLDENRLAIVAKQHGIKKAKDSDSIEKLFAAFLRRTEESMLGRLTVELTIVLAAARGNAPSVLKDAATVYKVDTDAIAAKVKQEFAAKEKAKKPVAKAQPKPARKAKAA comes from the coding sequence ATGGAAGAGGCCGAAGGGTACAAGCGGCTTCTCACACTGGACGAACCGAAGTACAGCATCGAGCAGATTGCCGCGAAGGTAGGTAAAACGCCCGTCTACATCGCGCAGCGGTTGAAGCTGACCGAACTGTGCGAGGCCGTGGTCGATGCGTTCTACCGCAGCGATATTGGTGTGGGCCACGCGCTCATGCTGGCGAAGCTGCCCGCCGACCTCCAGCAACAGGGACTTACCGCTTGCTTCAAAGAGGTCTACACCAACCACGGCGACAAGCCCGCACGGATTCTCCTGCCTGTCCGCAATCTGCGTTTCTGGATTGAGACGAATGTGCTCTTGCTCCTGAAAGAGGCTCCATTCGACAAGCGCAACGCCCATCTGGTCGCCATCGCCGGAAGCTGCGTGGACTGCCCCAACCGCACCGGGCATAACAAGCTCTTGTTTGCCGACCTCGGCAAGCAGGACGCTTGCACCAACCCAACCTGCTATCAGGCGAAGGTCGAGGCGCATGTCGCCGCCGCCGTCGCCGCTAAACCTAAGCTCATGCAAATTAGCACCTTGCAGGGGCAGCAGCGCGAAGGCAGTCCCGTTCTCCCGCGCAATAAGTACGTGGCGATTCGGGAGGATAAACCGGCAGACAAGGCGCGGGCGCAGTGGCCGGAGTATAAGACGTGCAAGTTCGTCACCGAGGCCATCGTCACCGAAGGCCACGGACAGGGCACCATCCAGAAGGTATGCACCAACGCCGAGTGCCCGGTGCATCACCCCAAACCCAAGACGCAGACGCCGCAGAACGTCGCGGATAACGCCAAGTGGAAGGCCGAGCAGGAGAAGCGGCGCAGGGAGGAGGCGATTTCCAATACAACGGGCATCCGCGTTCTCTCTGCCATCGGCGCAGCCGTCGCGGTGCGTCTGATGAAGCGCGACCTGCTGTTTGTGATCGAGCGGCTGGCCGCGATGTTGGACGAGAACCGTCTCGCCATCGTCGCCAAGCAGCACGGCATCAAGAAGGCCAAAGACAGCGACTCCATCGAGAAGCTGTTTGCCGCTTTCCTGCGTCGTACCGAAGAAAGCATGTTGGGACGGCTGACGGTCGAGTTGACCATCGTACTGGCCGCTGCCCGCGGCAATGCTCCGTCCGTGCTCAAGGACGCGGCGACCGTGTACAAAGTGGACACCGACGCCATCGCTGCTAAGGTCAAGCAGGAGTTCGCCGCCAAGGAGAAGGCGAAGAAGCCCGTTGCGAAGGCGCAGCCCAAGCCTGCGAGGAAGGCAAAGGCCGCCTAG
- a CDS encoding S41 family peptidase produces MWISLVLASALMQQPSTGTATLSAKVVDAIDRNYLYVDTDSWKRLRTDLLSNTDTTVSSMDQQLAKLHDGDLRIITSQQMAAMQAETAGKEQGIGLVDFAVTVEPSTGDAKVVTPLVTSPAFKAGLQPGDVIVSVNGRTTRGLIHEDVMAMLRGNSGKIDLTIRRDNRQIQMQVSKEAWIEQAVDSHSLVADKQQLGYISVRLFTSDSGEQVRQAVDALTIHGVNKCIIDLRNNPGGYLDAMAVAGSAFTDQTLGWKVRRDGTKEPIRATGKPFKAMQLVVLVNEGTASAAEVLAAALRDTTGARLVGARTYGRGQIQTYVALNESAGIVIPAASAESVKAIRFNKGSGLSPDVFVASTIGTQTNDVAYQRAVELLTHG; encoded by the coding sequence ATGTGGATTAGTTTGGTTTTGGCCTCGGCCCTGATGCAACAGCCATCGACCGGCACGGCCACTCTATCGGCCAAGGTCGTCGATGCCATAGACCGCAACTATCTCTATGTGGATACCGATTCCTGGAAGCGCCTCCGCACCGATCTTCTCAGCAACACAGACACAACAGTCTCTTCGATGGACCAACAGTTGGCGAAGCTCCATGACGGAGACCTCCGCATCATCACATCCCAGCAGATGGCTGCGATGCAAGCGGAAACGGCTGGCAAAGAACAAGGAATTGGGTTGGTGGATTTTGCTGTAACCGTAGAACCATCCACAGGTGACGCAAAAGTAGTGACTCCACTTGTGACCTCGCCAGCGTTCAAAGCGGGCTTGCAGCCTGGAGATGTAATCGTAAGCGTCAACGGGCGAACGACGCGGGGACTGATCCATGAGGATGTCATGGCGATGTTGCGAGGTAACTCCGGCAAGATCGATTTAACAATTCGCCGTGATAACAGGCAGATTCAGATGCAAGTATCAAAAGAGGCGTGGATCGAACAGGCTGTTGACTCGCACAGCTTGGTCGCGGACAAGCAACAGTTGGGATATATCAGCGTTCGTCTCTTTACATCGGATTCAGGAGAACAGGTGCGCCAGGCAGTGGACGCGCTGACGATTCACGGTGTCAATAAGTGCATCATTGATTTACGCAACAATCCTGGGGGCTATCTGGATGCGATGGCGGTGGCTGGAAGCGCATTTACGGATCAGACGCTCGGCTGGAAGGTGAGGCGAGATGGGACGAAGGAGCCGATCCGCGCAACAGGCAAGCCATTCAAAGCCATGCAGCTTGTCGTTCTCGTCAACGAGGGCACCGCAAGCGCTGCGGAGGTGCTCGCCGCTGCTCTCCGCGATACAACGGGCGCTCGTCTCGTTGGAGCAAGAACCTATGGGCGGGGACAAATCCAAACCTACGTCGCTTTGAACGAGAGCGCAGGGATCGTGATTCCGGCAGCGAGCGCCGAAAGTGTGAAGGCGATTCGTTTCAACAAAGGGTCCGGGCTTTCACCCGATGTTTTTGTTGCCTCCACCATAGGAACGCAGACCAACGACGTGGCCTATCAAAGAGCTGTTGAATTGCTGACACATGGCTAA
- a CDS encoding SDR family NAD(P)-dependent oxidoreductase, with product MSTRTAIIVGASSGIGEELARQLSQDHWRLGILARRTDRLTKLAAELGTGVVTSFVDVSSHDCEARFQAVLQEIGNVDLVIIAAGIGDLNPDHDIELDRQTVAVNVSGFLTIAHAAFQYFEGRKEGHLAAITSVAALRGSGDATVYAASKAFQSIYLDGLRDSARQKKLAIAVTELQPGFVETQMMKTATPLTPLARRLLVSDTKKAARQMLQAIARRQKHAYVSKRYAPIALLLRLLPRPGA from the coding sequence ATGAGCACTCGAACGGCGATTATAGTTGGCGCATCCTCTGGCATAGGCGAGGAACTAGCGAGACAACTTAGTCAAGATCATTGGAGACTCGGCATTCTCGCACGGCGTACCGACCGACTCACAAAGCTCGCCGCCGAATTAGGAACCGGCGTCGTTACTTCTTTTGTGGATGTGTCGAGTCACGATTGCGAGGCTCGCTTTCAAGCAGTGTTGCAAGAGATCGGGAATGTGGATTTGGTGATTATCGCTGCGGGAATTGGAGACCTCAATCCAGATCACGACATAGAACTCGACCGTCAAACGGTAGCGGTTAATGTCTCTGGTTTCCTGACCATCGCACATGCTGCGTTTCAGTATTTTGAAGGACGTAAAGAAGGGCATTTGGCCGCGATCACGTCCGTCGCCGCTCTGCGTGGATCGGGGGACGCCACCGTCTATGCCGCGTCCAAGGCATTCCAGTCGATCTATCTGGATGGGTTGCGAGATTCGGCCCGCCAAAAGAAGTTAGCCATCGCCGTGACAGAGCTTCAACCCGGCTTCGTAGAGACACAGATGATGAAAACGGCGACTCCGCTCACGCCTTTAGCACGTCGGCTTCTGGTCTCCGATACAAAGAAAGCGGCAAGGCAGATGCTCCAAGCAATTGCGCGTAGGCAGAAGCACGCCTATGTTTCAAAGCGTTATGCTCCTATCGCGCTGCTGCTTCGGTTGTTGCCTCGCCCCGGCGCATAA
- a CDS encoding carboxypeptidase-like regulatory domain-containing protein has product MRRKPLYWDSGLFADHERRIIHTGVSMMSGTITGCVLNAATGEALSTPQISLTGTGVIGETFTNLDELGRFAFRPLPPGRYCLGVHHDCYAPVYHNIFLEVENPVADLQIPLTSAAFIKGRILDEDGLPPQRCHFTLIRVGKRGERSGYISDSGDHEVDEDGRFSSPPLHPGRYSLRFAGILRKPPGPHLQSTDSAVQQRIFDFLYPNAQDVTDADSFNVQTGEIVHDLDLRIPRPIWRSVRGKVTGKLPKDSAHIFVHFVRDVGMLDSFGSSGVKVDSSGAFEGLVQPGRYRLSVWEMTPPNQEGYTRMTKEFASTEVMIPTHDVDGVEIQI; this is encoded by the coding sequence ATGCGTCGCAAACCTTTATACTGGGACAGCGGTCTCTTCGCGGATCACGAGCGCCGAATCATCCATACCGGAGTGTCGATGATGAGTGGAACGATCACTGGTTGCGTACTCAACGCGGCAACAGGGGAGGCCCTCTCGACACCCCAGATAAGTCTGACGGGAACCGGGGTTATCGGAGAGACTTTTACTAATCTCGACGAACTCGGACGCTTCGCTTTTCGACCGCTACCACCGGGCAGATATTGCCTCGGCGTTCATCATGACTGTTACGCTCCTGTTTACCACAATATTTTCTTGGAGGTGGAAAATCCCGTAGCGGATCTACAGATCCCCCTAACATCTGCTGCCTTCATCAAGGGGCGGATTTTAGATGAAGACGGGCTTCCCCCGCAGCGTTGCCACTTCACCTTGATAAGGGTTGGCAAGCGAGGAGAACGGTCCGGCTACATCAGTGATTCTGGGGATCATGAGGTAGATGAGGACGGCCGCTTTTCTTCACCACCTCTTCACCCAGGCCGGTACTCCCTCCGTTTCGCCGGAATTCTGAGAAAGCCGCCAGGCCCGCACCTTCAATCGACGGATTCGGCGGTGCAACAACGAATCTTTGATTTCCTCTACCCGAACGCTCAGGACGTGACAGATGCCGATTCCTTCAATGTTCAAACCGGAGAAATCGTACATGACCTTGACCTGCGTATTCCCCGTCCAATTTGGCGCAGCGTTCGCGGTAAAGTCACGGGTAAGTTACCGAAGGACTCAGCACACATCTTCGTCCATTTCGTCCGTGACGTGGGGATGTTGGATAGCTTCGGCAGTTCAGGTGTCAAGGTAGATTCCAGTGGAGCATTTGAAGGTCTTGTCCAGCCGGGTCGCTACAGGCTTTCCGTTTGGGAGATGACTCCGCCAAACCAAGAGGGGTACACACGAATGACGAAGGAGTTCGCTTCTACCGAGGTAATGATCCCCACTCACGATGTAGATGGAGTTGAAATCCAAATATAG
- a CDS encoding tyrosine-type recombinase/integrase, with translation MSRRCAEWNHAKQHRLLAQLKGFWAEDVWDMQSCPMQGLSLKANQRRLRLECKSRTINGELKYAFWKKFAEGQWTSTQELTRVHLLVRWLNSLKHLPVSLMERDLESWKRSYTAYLRRCGMYRMGITHRMDSSQQPRVTPRDSAYISTLRQAYLVLSDAYDDRPEQEKDIWDLRRVSMLHNPTLSPGPLNFLKIRQPWLRVAAKSHLAYSLPIYAEGTCRTRLQSLVCFSEFLAAAKPQATARSITRPLLLRYLSYLPSRVCTGARKNHVINLRTFLEMAHRERWLPVGPERLIHDEEVPQPMKHQPRYIPSTVLDQLNQHLHDLKPSWMRKVLILQECGMRISELLQLSLDCLSQDARGIYYLRYLQGKVRRENAIPVSQEIAHVVQEQQASVRERHRDFYLLFPSERGRPIRQASFAQVINQLAYNHRITDANGNLFRFQSHQFRHTVGTRMINLGVPHHIIQRYLGHKGPEMTSRYAHIHDSTMREKLSEYLAGTLVDVAGHKVVEDSVNDTVELQWFTRNVLAQALTNGYCAIPTVAGPCPHPNACLNCAHFRTDITFLDVHRAELRETERVIAKADANGWTRQSEMNARKRTNLVNIITTLEETHA, from the coding sequence ATGAGCCGCCGATGCGCGGAGTGGAATCACGCCAAGCAGCATCGCCTTCTCGCTCAACTAAAGGGCTTCTGGGCGGAAGATGTCTGGGACATGCAGAGCTGCCCGATGCAAGGTCTATCGCTGAAGGCAAACCAACGTCGTCTCCGGCTCGAATGCAAGTCGAGAACGATCAACGGAGAGCTGAAGTATGCGTTCTGGAAGAAGTTCGCTGAGGGCCAGTGGACAAGCACACAAGAGCTGACGAGGGTGCATCTGCTCGTGAGATGGCTCAACAGCCTAAAGCATCTTCCGGTATCGCTCATGGAGCGTGACCTGGAATCGTGGAAGCGTTCGTACACGGCTTATCTTCGACGCTGCGGGATGTATCGCATGGGCATAACCCATCGCATGGATAGCAGCCAGCAACCGCGTGTGACACCGCGCGATAGCGCGTATATCAGCACTCTGCGGCAGGCATACCTTGTTCTGAGCGACGCGTATGATGACCGACCGGAGCAGGAAAAGGACATATGGGATCTGCGACGCGTATCAATGCTGCACAACCCAACGCTGTCTCCGGGGCCGCTGAACTTCCTGAAGATCAGGCAGCCCTGGCTCCGTGTCGCGGCAAAGTCACATCTTGCATACAGTCTCCCGATCTATGCGGAGGGAACGTGTCGAACACGGCTGCAATCTCTGGTCTGCTTCTCGGAGTTCCTCGCTGCCGCCAAGCCTCAAGCCACGGCCCGTTCGATCACGCGTCCGCTGCTGTTGCGCTATCTGAGCTACCTTCCGAGCCGAGTGTGTACCGGCGCGAGAAAGAACCATGTCATCAACCTGCGGACGTTCCTTGAAATGGCTCATCGTGAGCGGTGGTTGCCGGTTGGTCCCGAGCGGCTGATCCACGACGAAGAGGTTCCGCAGCCAATGAAGCATCAGCCTCGTTATATCCCTTCGACGGTGCTCGACCAACTGAACCAGCACCTTCATGACCTGAAGCCATCGTGGATGCGGAAGGTGCTCATCTTGCAAGAGTGCGGCATGCGAATCAGCGAGCTGCTGCAGCTCTCGCTGGACTGCCTCTCGCAGGACGCGCGTGGCATCTACTATCTCCGTTACCTCCAGGGCAAGGTTCGGCGGGAGAACGCGATCCCTGTATCGCAGGAGATAGCGCATGTCGTGCAGGAGCAGCAAGCGTCAGTTCGGGAACGTCATCGAGACTTCTACCTTCTGTTCCCCAGCGAACGGGGTCGTCCGATCCGCCAGGCCAGCTTCGCGCAGGTCATCAATCAGCTCGCCTACAACCATCGCATCACGGATGCGAATGGGAACCTCTTCCGCTTCCAGTCACACCAGTTCCGCCACACGGTGGGCACGCGCATGATCAATCTCGGCGTACCTCACCACATCATCCAGCGCTACCTGGGGCACAAGGGCCCCGAGATGACCAGCCGTTACGCCCATATCCACGACAGCACGATGCGGGAGAAACTCTCTGAGTATCTTGCAGGCACGCTGGTTGATGTCGCTGGACATAAGGTCGTGGAAGACAGCGTCAACGATACGGTCGAGCTGCAGTGGTTCACCCGTAACGTGCTCGCGCAGGCTCTGACCAATGGCTACTGTGCGATCCCCACGGTGGCTGGCCCTTGCCCTCATCCGAACGCCTGTCTGAACTGCGCTCACTTCCGCACCGACATCACCTTCCTGGACGTTCATCGTGCCGAACTGCGCGAGACCGAACGCGTCATCGCCAAAGCCGATGCGAACGGCTGGACGCGACAAAGCGAGATGAATGCGCGCAAACGAACGAATCTGGTAAACATCATCACCACTCTGGAGGAGACACATGCGTAG